In Leptodactylus fuscus isolate aLepFus1 chromosome 2, aLepFus1.hap2, whole genome shotgun sequence, one genomic interval encodes:
- the BCOR gene encoding BCL-6 corepressor isoform X1: MLSATPLYGNVHSWMSNERVRMCGINEDRKILINDGDIQKARLELREDHLGHTLVDAAAVHRMDSLTALGMDRTGLMQEGLRVPGGMVYSSLCGLGTEKVREPSNSIPGLGYAPDRNGELQFKPNAAETMDTAQMTGKQPNGFNSLFKTPPGLQKTPVPTSEALVMDRTVNDKQSPLGVNGANYLRIPWVHSYMDSASPAMYPFIDSPNKYSINMYKAFLPQQSAYSLPQHLTYSPVCPTGERFVYLPPSPYVTSHIPTTLAPPMRIPAPSAAPTIPTTVHCLEKSLPWKMGINPGSTVDPHAYSHLQTNKQPRVPCPKSMATSMSPEASLLLAPSQRPSPRLHHSTQPVGDGYSDYQSFVKISTPPTSVVHTKPHTSIISDLTPLRPSSTKTSKLLEGENAQMQAPSKRYTKERKDDKSPSLLEKQTPHKEGAEKPLDLSSKLSDAEMSAMLLSGRSGNAMGMCTRDIQKEAISPSAGVSAIFRPEIISTAPSSWVVPGMTGTEDMNGIIMPLKNKALERVMPQQRSSSCPRMGSSEVVITSSSGCVSSAGRPASASPAPNANGESKTPEDSSKSAMQQQLPPASSLSKSSKVAKPSIMESTIKVSESGLPAAPMFLPQSDSFCTTPLAYPSSFIPYSVSESLALSHLHLHGKAPVYPHPVLLPNASLFPGPMAPKPGISYSIPTNRDYMAYQETLGMVHPILLPPSAMEISKDDKAERRSRSHERPRYEEPVGRRLLDISDSTPKLNLETASDKSLKPQQPSTVINKHPPKTEMPCCNGERDPKCESNIAINGFVPEKHVMSDLQKPEQGTPNREFIVSREENPRKNDFHDSFHIPKPSQNSPIFQAREETLPVNQSMEAASTELGAQFLIPSQNQDSPAGFFSQPQEKTQSFVIANGHSDTETAEAIMRDSSDELVKTKSSKLTKRIANSAGYVGDRFKCMTTELYADSSQLSREQRALQMEGIQEDSILSPPAAYCERAMMRFSELEMKEREDHTPTKDLETCKPSKSDMKLSTEHIKPTDSALGDSVISQSEGDLKTTGGNQTDTSHHIVQVVPSEDSHSEKHIACETVDEKPELTVDVKLQGPSVGLKRKQPGEPFSNDQQSTCEEAAQEDVRVKRKKTDDWPEREVPELSKKSIEESHCNEVTNLRVCIELTGLHPKKQRHLQHLRELGQLGRKEAPESREIIDTENKHRSVEEKPFKAKPEIKSTSDLEDLNGDIPVSAHTKGFPLCCPSSKRQSQTNPTPAPRLAAKQQKIREGRKAYVPCTDEEGSLQVASLPEDYTEYEKPSGKRQFKTKHMTPQERKRKRLLIGDDSMDNGSADEKVSIKGYRKQIEFSPDNSPMKVPDQMSLLHTPSQMSPLLNPIQDITPSRPMPPEARRLIVNKNAGETLLQRAARLGYEEVVLYCLESKSCDVNHRDNAGYCALHEACARGWLTIVRHLLEHGADVNCSAQDGTRPIHDAVENDHLEIVRLLLSYGADPTLATYSGRTIAKMTHSERMEIFLTEYLTDLQGRTGDDPGLSWDFYGSSVCDSKDESGFDILANPPGPDDDDDDEEDGCVDAFEFEFSDSPLLPCYNVQVSLTQGPRNWLLLSDVTKQLKMTSQSFSSEHPHLEIVSIVEAELYKQVSLSQLFSSPEDLEHFSPDSKEMLELVEFTSELQTLLGSSIEWLNPEGDKSYASC, translated from the exons ATGCTTTCCGCCACCCCCCTCTATGGGAACGTGCATAGCTGGATGAGCAATGAGCGGGTCCGCATGTGCGGCATCAATGAGGACAG GAAAATTCTTATCAATGACGGTGACATTCAGAAAGCCAGGCTTGAGCTGAGAGAGGATCATCTCGGTCACACCTTG GTGGATGCAGCAGCTGTACATAGAATGGACAGCCTTACAGCTCTTGGCATGGATCGTACAGGTCTAATGCAGGAAGGTTTAAGAGTTCCAGGAGGGATGGTCTACTCTAGTCTATGTGGCCTTGGAACAGAAAAAGTTAGAGAACCATCCAATTCAATCCCAGGGCTTGGATATGCACCTGACCGAAATGGTGAACTTCAGTTCAAGCCAAATGCTGCTGAAACAATGGACACTGCTCAGATGACTGGAAAACAGCCCAATGGTTTTAACTCCTTGTTTAAAACCCCACCAGGACTGCAAAAGACACCTGTCCCTACAAGTGAAGCACTGGTTATGGACAGAACAGTAAATGACAAACAGAGTCCACTTGGAGTGAATGGTGCTAATTATTTAAGGATTCCTTGGGTGCACTCCTATATGGACAGTGCCTCGCCAGCTATGTATCCATTCATTGATTCACCAAATAAGTATTCTATAAACATGTATAAGGCGTTTCTACCTCAGCAGTCGGCTTACAGCTTGCCACAACATTTGACCTACTCACCGGTTTGCCCAACTGGTGAACGCTTTGTATACCTTCCACCTTCCCCTTATGTAACATCCCACATTCCAACAACCCTGGCACCACCAATGAGGATCCCTGCACCATCAGCGGCTCCAACCATACCTACTACTGTTCATTGTTTAGAAAAGAGCTTACCATGGAAGATGGGGATTAATCCAGGGTCCACTGTTGATCCCCATGCTTATTCTCATCTGCAAACCAACAAGCAGCCTAGGGTTCCATGCCCAAAGTCTATGGCTACCAGTATGTCACCCGAGGCCTCTCTGTTGTTGGCGCCTTCTCAAAGACCTTCTCCAAGGCTTCATCACTCCACTCAACCAGTTGGAGACGGATACTCTGATTATCAGTCATTTGTTAAAATCTCCACACCGCCTACATCTGTTGTTCACACAAAACCACACACTAGTATAATCAGTGACCTCACACCTTTAAGGCCATCTAGCACTAAAACTAGCAAACtccttgaaggagaaaatgcacagaTGCAAGCACCTTCAAAAAGGTATACAAAAGAAAGAAAGGATGACAAGTCCCCCAGCTTGTTGGAAAAACAAACACCTCACAAAGAAGGGGCCGAAAAACCACTCGATTTGTCATCCAAGCTTAGTGATGCTGAAATGTCAGCAATGTTGCTTTCAGGGCGATCTGGAAATGCCATGGGAATGTGCACCAGGGACATTCAGAAAGAAGCCATATCTCCTTCTGCTGGTGTTAGTGCCATCTTCAGACCTGAAATAATCAGTACTGCTCCTTCATCATGGGTAGTCCCTGGTATGACCGGGACGGAGGACATGAATGGAATCATTATGCCTCTTAAAAACAAAGCATTGGAGAGGGTTATGCCACAGCAAAGGAGTTCTTCTTGTCCCCGCATGGGAAGCTCTGAAGTAGTCATTACAAGCAGTTCTGGATGCGTCTCTAGTGCAGGTCGTCCGGCATCTGCTTCGCCTGCGCCAAATGCCAATGGGGAAAGTAAAACTCCTGAAGACAGTAGTAAGTCTGCTATGCAACAACAACTTCCACCTGCTAGTTCACTTAGTAAGAGCAGCAAAGTAGCAAAACCTTCTATAATGGAATCGACCATTAAAGTGAGTGAGAGTGGGCTGCCCGCTGCACCTATGTTCTTGCCTCAGAGTGACTCCTTCTGTACTACACCCTTGGCTTATCCAAGCAGTTTTATCCCATATTCAGTGTCTGAGAGCCTTGCATTGTCTCACTTACATTTACATGGAAAAGCTCCTGTGTATCCTCATCCAGTTTTGTTGCCCAATGCGAGTCTTTTTCCTGGTCCAATGGCACCAAAGCCTGGGATTTCTTACAGCATACCAACTAACAGAGATTACATGGCCTATCAAGAGACGCTGGGTATGGTACATCCAATCTTGCTACCACCTTCGGCAATGGAAATAAGTAAAGACGACAAGGCGGAGAGGAGGTCTAGATCTCATGAAAGGCCGAGATATGAGGAACCTGTTGGGAGGAGACTGTTGGATATatcggattccacaccaaagcTGAATTTGGAAACTGCCTCAGATAAGAGCTTGAAGCCCCAACAACCTTCTACAGTAATCAACAAACATCCACCGAAGACAGAGATGCCATGTTGCAATGGAGAAAGAGATCCAAAATGCGAATCTAACATCGCCATTAATGGTTTTGTACCTGAAAAGCATGTCATGAGTGATCTTCAGAAACCAGAACAGGGGACACCAAACAGGGAGTTTATAGTATCTAGAGAAGAGAATCCAAGAAAGAATGATTTTCATGATTCATTTCACATTCCTAAACCTTCTCAGAATTCACCCATTTTCCAAGCCAGAGAGGAAACCTTACCCGTTAACCAATCCATGGAGGCGGCTTCTACCGAGTTGGGCGCTCAGTTCCTGATTCCGAGTCAGAACCAAGATTCGCCAGCTGGATTTTTTAGTCAACCGCAGGAAAAAACACAGTCCTTTGTTATAGCAAATGGGCACTCTGACACCGAAACAGCAGAGGCGATAATGAGAGACAGTTCAGATGAACTTGTGAAAACCAAATCTTCCAAATTAACTAAAAGGATAGCAAACTCTGCTGGCTACGTGGGCGACCGGTTTAAGTGCATGACAACTGAGTTATATGCCGACTCAAGCCAACTAAGTCGCGAGCAGAGGGCCTTACAG ATGGAAGGCATACAAGAGGACAGTATTTTAAGTCCACCCGCTGCTTACTGTGAG CGTGCTATGATGCGCTTCTCGGAACTTGAAATGAAAGAGCGGGAAGACCACACTCCTACCAAAGACTTGGAGACTTGCAAGCCTAGTAAGTCCGACATGAAGCtttccacagaacatattaaaccaACAGACTCAGCCTTGGGGGATTCTGTCATCAGCCAAAGTGAAG GTGATCTGAAGACCACTGGTGGAAATCAGACTGACACATCTcaccatatagtacaggtagtgcCTAGTGAAGACAGTCATTCGGAGAAACACATTGCTTGTGAAACTGTCGATGAGAAACCAGAACTCACAGTTGATGTAAAACTACAAGGACCAAGTGTGGGGTTAAAAAGGAAACAACCTGGAGAGCCCTTTTCCAATGACCAACAGTCAACCTGTGAAGAAGCCGCACAGGAAGATGTAAGGGTGAAAAGGAAAAAGACTG ATGACTGGCCAGAGAGGGAAGTGCCAGAGCTTTCCAAAAAATCCATTGAAGAGTCCCACTGCAATGAAGTCACGAACCTGAGAGTGTGTATCGAACTCACAGGATTGCACCCCAAAAAACAAAGGCACTTGCAGCACCTAAGGGAGCTAGGACAGCTTGGTAGAAAGGAGGCTCCTGAAAGTCGGGAGATCATAGACACTGAAAACAAGCACAGAAGTGTGGAGGAAAAACCATTCAAAGCTAAACCCGAAATCAAAAGCACCagtgacttggaggatcttaatGGAG ACATCCCTGTGTCTGCTCATACGAAAGGCTTTCCACTCTGCTGCCCAAGCAGCAAACGTCAGAGTCAGACAAACCCTACTCCAGCCCCTAGGTTAGCAGCCAAGCAGCAGAAGATTAGAGAGGGCCGCAAGGCGTACGTGCCATGTACAGATGAAGAGGGGAGTCTCCAAGTCGCGTCATTGCCTGAGGATTACACAGAGTACGAGAAGCCCTCTGGAAAACGGCAATTCAAGACAAAGCACATGACTCCACAGGAGAGAAAGAGGAAAAGACTGTTAATCGGAGATGATAGCATGGATAATGGAAGTGCAGACGAAAAG GTCAGCATAAAGGGGTATAGGAAACAGATTGAGTTTTCCCCAGATAACTCCCCGATGAAAGTGCCAGATCAAATGTCTCTATTGCACACTCCATCCCAGATGTCACCACTCCTCAACCCTATTCAAGACATTACACCTAGTCGCCCGATGCCACCTGAAGCGCGTCGTCTTATTGTTAACAAAAACGCTGGAGAGACTCTCTTGCAGAGAGCAGCGCGGCTGGGCTATGAA GAAGTGGTTCTTTATTGCCTGGAAAGCAAATCTTGTGATGTTAACCACCGAGACAATGCAGGCTATTGTGCGCTACATGAGGCTTGTGCGAGAGGCTGGCTGACTATTGTTCGGCATCTTCTGGAGCACGGGGCAGATGTCAATTGCAGTGCACAGGATGGTACAAG GCCTATCCATGATGCAGTGGAGAACGATCACTTGGAAATTGTGCGTTTATTATTGTCCTATGGAGCTGATCCTACATTAGCAACATACTCTGGGAGAACAATTGCCAAAATGACCCATAGTGAGCGGATGGAAATCTTCCTGACTG AGTACTTAACAGATTTACAAGGGCGTACTGGAGATGACCCTGGACTCTCTTGGGATTTCTATGGCAGTTCTGTCTGTG ATTCAAAGGATGAGAGTGGATTTGATATTTTGGCAAATCCGCCAGGtcctgatgatgatgacgacgatgAAGAAGATGGTTGTGTGGATGCCTTTGAGTTCGAATTCTCAGATAGCCCCCTCCTACCCTGCTACAATGTCCAGGTGTCTCTTACACAGGG
- the BCOR gene encoding BCL-6 corepressor isoform X2 has protein sequence MLSATPLYGNVHSWMSNERVRMCGINEDRKILINDGDIQKARLELREDHLGHTLVDAAAVHRMDSLTALGMDRTGLMQEGLRVPGGMVYSSLCGLGTEKVREPSNSIPGLGYAPDRNGELQFKPNAAETMDTAQMTGKQPNGFNSLFKTPPGLQKTPVPTSEALVMDRTVNDKQSPLGVNGANYLRIPWVHSYMDSASPAMYPFIDSPNKYSINMYKAFLPQQSAYSLPQHLTYSPVCPTGERFVYLPPSPYVTSHIPTTLAPPMRIPAPSAAPTIPTTVHCLEKSLPWKMGINPGSTVDPHAYSHLQTNKQPRVPCPKSMATSMSPEASLLLAPSQRPSPRLHHSTQPVGDGYSDYQSFVKISTPPTSVVHTKPHTSIISDLTPLRPSSTKTSKLLEGENAQMQAPSKRYTKERKDDKSPSLLEKQTPHKEGAEKPLDLSSKLSDAEMSAMLLSGRSGNAMGMCTRDIQKEAISPSAGVSAIFRPEIISTAPSSWVVPGMTGTEDMNGIIMPLKNKALERVMPQQRSSSCPRMGSSEVVITSSSGCVSSAGRPASASPAPNANGESKTPEDSSKSAMQQQLPPASSLSKSSKVAKPSIMESTIKVSESGLPAAPMFLPQSDSFCTTPLAYPSSFIPYSVSESLALSHLHLHGKAPVYPHPVLLPNASLFPGPMAPKPGISYSIPTNRDYMAYQETLGMVHPILLPPSAMEISKDDKAERRSRSHERPRYEEPVGRRLLDISDSTPKLNLETASDKSLKPQQPSTVINKHPPKTEMPCCNGERDPKCESNIAINGFVPEKHVMSDLQKPEQGTPNREFIVSREENPRKNDFHDSFHIPKPSQNSPIFQAREETLPVNQSMEAASTELGAQFLIPSQNQDSPAGFFSQPQEKTQSFVIANGHSDTETAEAIMRDSSDELVKTKSSKLTKRIANSAGYVGDRFKCMTTELYADSSQLSREQRALQRAMMRFSELEMKEREDHTPTKDLETCKPSKSDMKLSTEHIKPTDSALGDSVISQSEGDLKTTGGNQTDTSHHIVQVVPSEDSHSEKHIACETVDEKPELTVDVKLQGPSVGLKRKQPGEPFSNDQQSTCEEAAQEDVRVKRKKTDDWPEREVPELSKKSIEESHCNEVTNLRVCIELTGLHPKKQRHLQHLRELGQLGRKEAPESREIIDTENKHRSVEEKPFKAKPEIKSTSDLEDLNGDIPVSAHTKGFPLCCPSSKRQSQTNPTPAPRLAAKQQKIREGRKAYVPCTDEEGSLQVASLPEDYTEYEKPSGKRQFKTKHMTPQERKRKRLLIGDDSMDNGSADEKVSIKGYRKQIEFSPDNSPMKVPDQMSLLHTPSQMSPLLNPIQDITPSRPMPPEARRLIVNKNAGETLLQRAARLGYEEVVLYCLESKSCDVNHRDNAGYCALHEACARGWLTIVRHLLEHGADVNCSAQDGTRPIHDAVENDHLEIVRLLLSYGADPTLATYSGRTIAKMTHSERMEIFLTEYLTDLQGRTGDDPGLSWDFYGSSVCDSKDESGFDILANPPGPDDDDDDEEDGCVDAFEFEFSDSPLLPCYNVQVSLTQGPRNWLLLSDVTKQLKMTSQSFSSEHPHLEIVSIVEAELYKQVSLSQLFSSPEDLEHFSPDSKEMLELVEFTSELQTLLGSSIEWLNPEGDKSYASC, from the exons ATGCTTTCCGCCACCCCCCTCTATGGGAACGTGCATAGCTGGATGAGCAATGAGCGGGTCCGCATGTGCGGCATCAATGAGGACAG GAAAATTCTTATCAATGACGGTGACATTCAGAAAGCCAGGCTTGAGCTGAGAGAGGATCATCTCGGTCACACCTTG GTGGATGCAGCAGCTGTACATAGAATGGACAGCCTTACAGCTCTTGGCATGGATCGTACAGGTCTAATGCAGGAAGGTTTAAGAGTTCCAGGAGGGATGGTCTACTCTAGTCTATGTGGCCTTGGAACAGAAAAAGTTAGAGAACCATCCAATTCAATCCCAGGGCTTGGATATGCACCTGACCGAAATGGTGAACTTCAGTTCAAGCCAAATGCTGCTGAAACAATGGACACTGCTCAGATGACTGGAAAACAGCCCAATGGTTTTAACTCCTTGTTTAAAACCCCACCAGGACTGCAAAAGACACCTGTCCCTACAAGTGAAGCACTGGTTATGGACAGAACAGTAAATGACAAACAGAGTCCACTTGGAGTGAATGGTGCTAATTATTTAAGGATTCCTTGGGTGCACTCCTATATGGACAGTGCCTCGCCAGCTATGTATCCATTCATTGATTCACCAAATAAGTATTCTATAAACATGTATAAGGCGTTTCTACCTCAGCAGTCGGCTTACAGCTTGCCACAACATTTGACCTACTCACCGGTTTGCCCAACTGGTGAACGCTTTGTATACCTTCCACCTTCCCCTTATGTAACATCCCACATTCCAACAACCCTGGCACCACCAATGAGGATCCCTGCACCATCAGCGGCTCCAACCATACCTACTACTGTTCATTGTTTAGAAAAGAGCTTACCATGGAAGATGGGGATTAATCCAGGGTCCACTGTTGATCCCCATGCTTATTCTCATCTGCAAACCAACAAGCAGCCTAGGGTTCCATGCCCAAAGTCTATGGCTACCAGTATGTCACCCGAGGCCTCTCTGTTGTTGGCGCCTTCTCAAAGACCTTCTCCAAGGCTTCATCACTCCACTCAACCAGTTGGAGACGGATACTCTGATTATCAGTCATTTGTTAAAATCTCCACACCGCCTACATCTGTTGTTCACACAAAACCACACACTAGTATAATCAGTGACCTCACACCTTTAAGGCCATCTAGCACTAAAACTAGCAAACtccttgaaggagaaaatgcacagaTGCAAGCACCTTCAAAAAGGTATACAAAAGAAAGAAAGGATGACAAGTCCCCCAGCTTGTTGGAAAAACAAACACCTCACAAAGAAGGGGCCGAAAAACCACTCGATTTGTCATCCAAGCTTAGTGATGCTGAAATGTCAGCAATGTTGCTTTCAGGGCGATCTGGAAATGCCATGGGAATGTGCACCAGGGACATTCAGAAAGAAGCCATATCTCCTTCTGCTGGTGTTAGTGCCATCTTCAGACCTGAAATAATCAGTACTGCTCCTTCATCATGGGTAGTCCCTGGTATGACCGGGACGGAGGACATGAATGGAATCATTATGCCTCTTAAAAACAAAGCATTGGAGAGGGTTATGCCACAGCAAAGGAGTTCTTCTTGTCCCCGCATGGGAAGCTCTGAAGTAGTCATTACAAGCAGTTCTGGATGCGTCTCTAGTGCAGGTCGTCCGGCATCTGCTTCGCCTGCGCCAAATGCCAATGGGGAAAGTAAAACTCCTGAAGACAGTAGTAAGTCTGCTATGCAACAACAACTTCCACCTGCTAGTTCACTTAGTAAGAGCAGCAAAGTAGCAAAACCTTCTATAATGGAATCGACCATTAAAGTGAGTGAGAGTGGGCTGCCCGCTGCACCTATGTTCTTGCCTCAGAGTGACTCCTTCTGTACTACACCCTTGGCTTATCCAAGCAGTTTTATCCCATATTCAGTGTCTGAGAGCCTTGCATTGTCTCACTTACATTTACATGGAAAAGCTCCTGTGTATCCTCATCCAGTTTTGTTGCCCAATGCGAGTCTTTTTCCTGGTCCAATGGCACCAAAGCCTGGGATTTCTTACAGCATACCAACTAACAGAGATTACATGGCCTATCAAGAGACGCTGGGTATGGTACATCCAATCTTGCTACCACCTTCGGCAATGGAAATAAGTAAAGACGACAAGGCGGAGAGGAGGTCTAGATCTCATGAAAGGCCGAGATATGAGGAACCTGTTGGGAGGAGACTGTTGGATATatcggattccacaccaaagcTGAATTTGGAAACTGCCTCAGATAAGAGCTTGAAGCCCCAACAACCTTCTACAGTAATCAACAAACATCCACCGAAGACAGAGATGCCATGTTGCAATGGAGAAAGAGATCCAAAATGCGAATCTAACATCGCCATTAATGGTTTTGTACCTGAAAAGCATGTCATGAGTGATCTTCAGAAACCAGAACAGGGGACACCAAACAGGGAGTTTATAGTATCTAGAGAAGAGAATCCAAGAAAGAATGATTTTCATGATTCATTTCACATTCCTAAACCTTCTCAGAATTCACCCATTTTCCAAGCCAGAGAGGAAACCTTACCCGTTAACCAATCCATGGAGGCGGCTTCTACCGAGTTGGGCGCTCAGTTCCTGATTCCGAGTCAGAACCAAGATTCGCCAGCTGGATTTTTTAGTCAACCGCAGGAAAAAACACAGTCCTTTGTTATAGCAAATGGGCACTCTGACACCGAAACAGCAGAGGCGATAATGAGAGACAGTTCAGATGAACTTGTGAAAACCAAATCTTCCAAATTAACTAAAAGGATAGCAAACTCTGCTGGCTACGTGGGCGACCGGTTTAAGTGCATGACAACTGAGTTATATGCCGACTCAAGCCAACTAAGTCGCGAGCAGAGGGCCTTACAG CGTGCTATGATGCGCTTCTCGGAACTTGAAATGAAAGAGCGGGAAGACCACACTCCTACCAAAGACTTGGAGACTTGCAAGCCTAGTAAGTCCGACATGAAGCtttccacagaacatattaaaccaACAGACTCAGCCTTGGGGGATTCTGTCATCAGCCAAAGTGAAG GTGATCTGAAGACCACTGGTGGAAATCAGACTGACACATCTcaccatatagtacaggtagtgcCTAGTGAAGACAGTCATTCGGAGAAACACATTGCTTGTGAAACTGTCGATGAGAAACCAGAACTCACAGTTGATGTAAAACTACAAGGACCAAGTGTGGGGTTAAAAAGGAAACAACCTGGAGAGCCCTTTTCCAATGACCAACAGTCAACCTGTGAAGAAGCCGCACAGGAAGATGTAAGGGTGAAAAGGAAAAAGACTG ATGACTGGCCAGAGAGGGAAGTGCCAGAGCTTTCCAAAAAATCCATTGAAGAGTCCCACTGCAATGAAGTCACGAACCTGAGAGTGTGTATCGAACTCACAGGATTGCACCCCAAAAAACAAAGGCACTTGCAGCACCTAAGGGAGCTAGGACAGCTTGGTAGAAAGGAGGCTCCTGAAAGTCGGGAGATCATAGACACTGAAAACAAGCACAGAAGTGTGGAGGAAAAACCATTCAAAGCTAAACCCGAAATCAAAAGCACCagtgacttggaggatcttaatGGAG ACATCCCTGTGTCTGCTCATACGAAAGGCTTTCCACTCTGCTGCCCAAGCAGCAAACGTCAGAGTCAGACAAACCCTACTCCAGCCCCTAGGTTAGCAGCCAAGCAGCAGAAGATTAGAGAGGGCCGCAAGGCGTACGTGCCATGTACAGATGAAGAGGGGAGTCTCCAAGTCGCGTCATTGCCTGAGGATTACACAGAGTACGAGAAGCCCTCTGGAAAACGGCAATTCAAGACAAAGCACATGACTCCACAGGAGAGAAAGAGGAAAAGACTGTTAATCGGAGATGATAGCATGGATAATGGAAGTGCAGACGAAAAG GTCAGCATAAAGGGGTATAGGAAACAGATTGAGTTTTCCCCAGATAACTCCCCGATGAAAGTGCCAGATCAAATGTCTCTATTGCACACTCCATCCCAGATGTCACCACTCCTCAACCCTATTCAAGACATTACACCTAGTCGCCCGATGCCACCTGAAGCGCGTCGTCTTATTGTTAACAAAAACGCTGGAGAGACTCTCTTGCAGAGAGCAGCGCGGCTGGGCTATGAA GAAGTGGTTCTTTATTGCCTGGAAAGCAAATCTTGTGATGTTAACCACCGAGACAATGCAGGCTATTGTGCGCTACATGAGGCTTGTGCGAGAGGCTGGCTGACTATTGTTCGGCATCTTCTGGAGCACGGGGCAGATGTCAATTGCAGTGCACAGGATGGTACAAG GCCTATCCATGATGCAGTGGAGAACGATCACTTGGAAATTGTGCGTTTATTATTGTCCTATGGAGCTGATCCTACATTAGCAACATACTCTGGGAGAACAATTGCCAAAATGACCCATAGTGAGCGGATGGAAATCTTCCTGACTG AGTACTTAACAGATTTACAAGGGCGTACTGGAGATGACCCTGGACTCTCTTGGGATTTCTATGGCAGTTCTGTCTGTG ATTCAAAGGATGAGAGTGGATTTGATATTTTGGCAAATCCGCCAGGtcctgatgatgatgacgacgatgAAGAAGATGGTTGTGTGGATGCCTTTGAGTTCGAATTCTCAGATAGCCCCCTCCTACCCTGCTACAATGTCCAGGTGTCTCTTACACAGGG